Proteins encoded within one genomic window of Esox lucius isolate fEsoLuc1 chromosome 12, fEsoLuc1.pri, whole genome shotgun sequence:
- the LOC105022348 gene encoding solute carrier family 17 member 9-like isoform X3 encodes MALGQIFGEINNSFEVNDKYLNNEDFAPNGTAVEEIEQRTAKWPRPLVRKWTVMLFLGTCLLYCARMAMPICAVSMATTFGWTKTQSGMVIGGFFWGYCFTQVLGGHASDRLGGERVLLLSTTSWTAITACTPLLARLNFSPLTSMTVARFFMGLLQGVHYPSLASLCSQRVVEGERGFLMSTIGSGSYMGTLMVGGLGSMILEHYGWESVFYCTGLLSGLWSLTVWGFLLRGQKCKVQMHSSHGSISGLSKERWLKMFKQPSVCAMVFAHLCCCSTNYTLMSWLPTFFQDTFPHTKGWVCNVIPWLVAIPSALFGGIISDHLIQQGFGIASVRKIMQHVFLLLQFMSMVVSSVFILFLCRPLSFPSAVGFISVAVGLATLSGSGVSLNVQDLAPSCAGALFGFMNMCGAFAVLKLTDQEHSKM; translated from the exons ATGGCATTGGGGCAAATATTTGGTGAAATTAATAATAGTTTTGAAGTCAACGATAAATATCTTAATAACGAAGATTTCGCACCAAATGGTACGGCTGTAGAGGAGATAGAACAGCGGACCGCGAAATGGCCCAG GCCATTGGTAAGAAAGTGGACGGTAATGCTTTTCTTGGGCACGTGCCTCCTCTACTGTGCCAGGATGGCCATGCCAATCTGTGCTGTCAGTATGGCTACCACGTTTGGTTGGACCAAGACACAATCTGGCATGGTAATTGGGGGCTTCTTCTGGGGTTACTGCTTTACCCAGGTGCTGGGAGGACATGCCAGCGACAG ACTTGGTGGAGAGAGGGTTCTACTTCTTTCCACAACATCCTGGACAGCCATTACAGCCTGCACCCCTCTGTTGGCACGCCTGAACTTCAGCCCCCTAACATCCATGACTGTGGCTAGGTTTTTTATGGGGCTATTACAAG GTGTCCACTATCCCTCTTTGGCTAGTCTTTGCTCTCAACGTGTGGTTGAAGGGGAAAGAGGCTTTCTGATGAGTACCATTGGCAGTGGTTCTTATATGGG AACGCTGATGGTGGGGGGCCTGGGGTCCATGATATTAGAACACTACGGCTGGGAGAGTGTGTTCTACTGCACTGGTCTGCTCTCGGGACTGTGGTCATTGACTGTCTGGGGATTTCTACTGCGAG GTCAAAAATGCAAAGTGCAAATGCATTCAAGTCATGGATCCATTTCGGGTTTGTCAAAGGAACGCTGGTTGAAAATGTTCAAACAGCCCTCTGTATG TGCCATGGTCTTTGCACACCTGTGCTGCTGCAGTACTAATTACACATTGATGTCATGGCTACCAACCTTTTTCCAAGATACATTTCCACATACCAAG GGATGGGTGTGTAATGTAATTCCATGGCTTGTTGCAATTCCATCTGCACTCTTTGGAGGCATCATTTCCGATCACCTCATTCAGCAAG GATTTGGAATAGCATCTGTTAGGAAGATAATGCAG CATGTTTTTCTCCTCCTACAGTTCATGTCCATGGTTGTGTCCAGTGTGTTTATCCTGTTCCTCTGCAGAcccctctcctttccttccGCTGTGGGTTTCATCTCTGTTGCAGTGGGTCTGGCCACCTTAAGCGGCAg TGGTGTGTCTTTGAATGTGCAGGACCTGGCCCCATCATGTGCAGGAGCCTTGTTTG GATTTATGAATATGTGTGGGGCTTTCGCAG TCTTGAAGTTGACTGATCAGGAACACTCAAAGATGTAG
- the LOC105022348 gene encoding solute carrier family 17 member 9-like isoform X1 encodes MALGQIFGEINNSFEVNDKYLNNEDFAPNGTAVEEIEQRTAKWPRPLVRKWTVMLFLGTCLLYCARMAMPICAVSMATTFGWTKTQSGMVIGGFFWGYCFTQVLGGHASDRLGGERVLLLSTTSWTAITACTPLLARLNFSPLTSMTVARFFMGLLQGVHYPSLASLCSQRVVEGERGFLMSTIGSGSYMGTLMVGGLGSMILEHYGWESVFYCTGLLSGLWSLTVWGFLLRGQKCKVQMHSSHGSISGLSKERWLKMFKQPSVCAMVFAHLCCCSTNYTLMSWLPTFFQDTFPHTKGWVCNVIPWLVAIPSALFGGIISDHLIQQGFGIASVRKIMQHVFLLLQFMSMVVSSVFILFLCRPLSFPSAVGFISVAVGLATLSGSGVSLNVQDLAPSCAGALFGFMNMCGAFAGLVLVYVSGYLIEVTNSWVNVFHLIAVVNTVGVSVFILFGDDRRIDLWNFSQVTVV; translated from the exons ATGGCATTGGGGCAAATATTTGGTGAAATTAATAATAGTTTTGAAGTCAACGATAAATATCTTAATAACGAAGATTTCGCACCAAATGGTACGGCTGTAGAGGAGATAGAACAGCGGACCGCGAAATGGCCCAG GCCATTGGTAAGAAAGTGGACGGTAATGCTTTTCTTGGGCACGTGCCTCCTCTACTGTGCCAGGATGGCCATGCCAATCTGTGCTGTCAGTATGGCTACCACGTTTGGTTGGACCAAGACACAATCTGGCATGGTAATTGGGGGCTTCTTCTGGGGTTACTGCTTTACCCAGGTGCTGGGAGGACATGCCAGCGACAG ACTTGGTGGAGAGAGGGTTCTACTTCTTTCCACAACATCCTGGACAGCCATTACAGCCTGCACCCCTCTGTTGGCACGCCTGAACTTCAGCCCCCTAACATCCATGACTGTGGCTAGGTTTTTTATGGGGCTATTACAAG GTGTCCACTATCCCTCTTTGGCTAGTCTTTGCTCTCAACGTGTGGTTGAAGGGGAAAGAGGCTTTCTGATGAGTACCATTGGCAGTGGTTCTTATATGGG AACGCTGATGGTGGGGGGCCTGGGGTCCATGATATTAGAACACTACGGCTGGGAGAGTGTGTTCTACTGCACTGGTCTGCTCTCGGGACTGTGGTCATTGACTGTCTGGGGATTTCTACTGCGAG GTCAAAAATGCAAAGTGCAAATGCATTCAAGTCATGGATCCATTTCGGGTTTGTCAAAGGAACGCTGGTTGAAAATGTTCAAACAGCCCTCTGTATG TGCCATGGTCTTTGCACACCTGTGCTGCTGCAGTACTAATTACACATTGATGTCATGGCTACCAACCTTTTTCCAAGATACATTTCCACATACCAAG GGATGGGTGTGTAATGTAATTCCATGGCTTGTTGCAATTCCATCTGCACTCTTTGGAGGCATCATTTCCGATCACCTCATTCAGCAAG GATTTGGAATAGCATCTGTTAGGAAGATAATGCAG CATGTTTTTCTCCTCCTACAGTTCATGTCCATGGTTGTGTCCAGTGTGTTTATCCTGTTCCTCTGCAGAcccctctcctttccttccGCTGTGGGTTTCATCTCTGTTGCAGTGGGTCTGGCCACCTTAAGCGGCAg TGGTGTGTCTTTGAATGTGCAGGACCTGGCCCCATCATGTGCAGGAGCCTTGTTTG GATTTATGAATATGTGTGGGGCTTTCGCAG GACTGGTCCTGGTCTATGTCTCTGGGTACTTAATTGAGGTCACAAATTCCTGGGTTAACGTTTTCCACCTTATCGCCGTGGTGAATACAGTGGGTGTCAGCGTGTTCATCCTGTTTGGAGATGACAGACGTATTGACTTGTGGAATTTCTCCCAAGTTACAGTTGTCTGA
- the LOC105022348 gene encoding solute carrier family 17 member 9-like isoform X2, translating into MALGQIFGEINNSFEVNDKYLNNEDFAPNGTAVEEIEQRTAKWPRPLVRKWTVMLFLGTCLLYCARMAMPICAVSMATTFGWTKTQSGMVIGGFFWGYCFTQVLGGHASDRLGGERVLLLSTTSWTAITACTPLLARLNFSPLTSMTVARFFMGLLQGVHYPSLASLCSQRVVEGERGFLMSTIGSGSYMGTLMVGGLGSMILEHYGWESVFYCTGLLSGLWSLTVWGFLLRGQKCKVQMHSSHGSISGLSKERWLKMFKQPSVCAMVFAHLCCCSTNYTLMSWLPTFFQDTFPHTKGWVCNVIPWLVAIPSALFGGIISDHLIQQGFGIASVRKIMQFMSMVVSSVFILFLCRPLSFPSAVGFISVAVGLATLSGSGVSLNVQDLAPSCAGALFGFMNMCGAFAGLVLVYVSGYLIEVTNSWVNVFHLIAVVNTVGVSVFILFGDDRRIDLWNFSQVTVV; encoded by the exons ATGGCATTGGGGCAAATATTTGGTGAAATTAATAATAGTTTTGAAGTCAACGATAAATATCTTAATAACGAAGATTTCGCACCAAATGGTACGGCTGTAGAGGAGATAGAACAGCGGACCGCGAAATGGCCCAG GCCATTGGTAAGAAAGTGGACGGTAATGCTTTTCTTGGGCACGTGCCTCCTCTACTGTGCCAGGATGGCCATGCCAATCTGTGCTGTCAGTATGGCTACCACGTTTGGTTGGACCAAGACACAATCTGGCATGGTAATTGGGGGCTTCTTCTGGGGTTACTGCTTTACCCAGGTGCTGGGAGGACATGCCAGCGACAG ACTTGGTGGAGAGAGGGTTCTACTTCTTTCCACAACATCCTGGACAGCCATTACAGCCTGCACCCCTCTGTTGGCACGCCTGAACTTCAGCCCCCTAACATCCATGACTGTGGCTAGGTTTTTTATGGGGCTATTACAAG GTGTCCACTATCCCTCTTTGGCTAGTCTTTGCTCTCAACGTGTGGTTGAAGGGGAAAGAGGCTTTCTGATGAGTACCATTGGCAGTGGTTCTTATATGGG AACGCTGATGGTGGGGGGCCTGGGGTCCATGATATTAGAACACTACGGCTGGGAGAGTGTGTTCTACTGCACTGGTCTGCTCTCGGGACTGTGGTCATTGACTGTCTGGGGATTTCTACTGCGAG GTCAAAAATGCAAAGTGCAAATGCATTCAAGTCATGGATCCATTTCGGGTTTGTCAAAGGAACGCTGGTTGAAAATGTTCAAACAGCCCTCTGTATG TGCCATGGTCTTTGCACACCTGTGCTGCTGCAGTACTAATTACACATTGATGTCATGGCTACCAACCTTTTTCCAAGATACATTTCCACATACCAAG GGATGGGTGTGTAATGTAATTCCATGGCTTGTTGCAATTCCATCTGCACTCTTTGGAGGCATCATTTCCGATCACCTCATTCAGCAAG GATTTGGAATAGCATCTGTTAGGAAGATAATGCAG TTCATGTCCATGGTTGTGTCCAGTGTGTTTATCCTGTTCCTCTGCAGAcccctctcctttccttccGCTGTGGGTTTCATCTCTGTTGCAGTGGGTCTGGCCACCTTAAGCGGCAg TGGTGTGTCTTTGAATGTGCAGGACCTGGCCCCATCATGTGCAGGAGCCTTGTTTG GATTTATGAATATGTGTGGGGCTTTCGCAG GACTGGTCCTGGTCTATGTCTCTGGGTACTTAATTGAGGTCACAAATTCCTGGGTTAACGTTTTCCACCTTATCGCCGTGGTGAATACAGTGGGTGTCAGCGTGTTCATCCTGTTTGGAGATGACAGACGTATTGACTTGTGGAATTTCTCCCAAGTTACAGTTGTCTGA
- the LOC105022347 gene encoding glucose-induced degradation protein 8-B homolog isoform X1, whose product MSIMSYAEKHDDITKDEWMDKLNNVHIQRADMNRLIMNYLVTEGFKEAAEKFRMESGIEPSVDLDSLDERIKIREMILKGQIQEAIALINSLHPELLDTNRYLYFHLQQQHLIELIRLRETESALEFAQTQLAEQGEESRECLSEMERTLALLAFENPEESPFGDLLNMMQRQKVWSEVNQAVLDYENRESTPKLAKLLKLLLWAQNELDQKKVKYPKMTDLSRGTIDDPK is encoded by the exons ATGTCAATTATGAGTTACGCGGAAAAGCACGACGATATTACGAAAGATGAATGGATGGACAAGCTGAACAATGTACACATACAGAGGGCCGACATGAACCGTCTCATTATGAATTACCTGGTGACAG AGGGGTTTAAAGAGGCAGCTGAGAAGTTCCGTATGGAGTCTGGGATTGAGCCTAGTGTAGACCTGGACTCTCTGGATGAGAGGATAAAGATCAGAGAGATGATCCTGAAGGGACAAATACAGGAAGCCATTGCACTCATCAACAGCTTACACCCAGAACTGCTTGACACCAATCGCTATCTGTATTTTCACTTGCAG CAACAGCACTTGATTGAGTTAATCCGGCTGCGGGAGACAGAGTCTGCGTTGGAGTTTGCTCAGACACAGCTGGCagagcagggggaggagagcAGAGAATGCCTGTCAGAGATGGAGAGGACGCTGGCTCTCCTGGCCTTTGAGAACCCAGAGGAATCTCCCTTTGGGGACCTGCTTAACATGATGCAGCGACAGAAG GTGTGGAGTGAGGTGAACCAGGCTGTGCTGGACTATGAGAACAGGGAGTCGACGCCCAAGCTCGCCAAGCTACTCAAGCTGCTGTTGTGGGCTCAGAATGAGCTGGATCAGAAGAAAGTCAAATACCCCAAAATGACAGACCTCAGCAGGGGCACTATTGACGATCCCAAGTAA
- the LOC105022347 gene encoding glucose-induced degradation protein 8-B homolog isoform X2, whose translation MSTNNGHIFQQGFKEAAEKFRMESGIEPSVDLDSLDERIKIREMILKGQIQEAIALINSLHPELLDTNRYLYFHLQQQHLIELIRLRETESALEFAQTQLAEQGEESRECLSEMERTLALLAFENPEESPFGDLLNMMQRQKVWSEVNQAVLDYENRESTPKLAKLLKLLLWAQNELDQKKVKYPKMTDLSRGTIDDPK comes from the exons ATGTCAACAAATAACGGACATATCTTCCAAC AGGGGTTTAAAGAGGCAGCTGAGAAGTTCCGTATGGAGTCTGGGATTGAGCCTAGTGTAGACCTGGACTCTCTGGATGAGAGGATAAAGATCAGAGAGATGATCCTGAAGGGACAAATACAGGAAGCCATTGCACTCATCAACAGCTTACACCCAGAACTGCTTGACACCAATCGCTATCTGTATTTTCACTTGCAG CAACAGCACTTGATTGAGTTAATCCGGCTGCGGGAGACAGAGTCTGCGTTGGAGTTTGCTCAGACACAGCTGGCagagcagggggaggagagcAGAGAATGCCTGTCAGAGATGGAGAGGACGCTGGCTCTCCTGGCCTTTGAGAACCCAGAGGAATCTCCCTTTGGGGACCTGCTTAACATGATGCAGCGACAGAAG GTGTGGAGTGAGGTGAACCAGGCTGTGCTGGACTATGAGAACAGGGAGTCGACGCCCAAGCTCGCCAAGCTACTCAAGCTGCTGTTGTGGGCTCAGAATGAGCTGGATCAGAAGAAAGTCAAATACCCCAAAATGACAGACCTCAGCAGGGGCACTATTGACGATCCCAAGTAA